In the genome of Roseovarius sp. Pro17, the window CCATGAATTCGCCTATCCGCATATCCTCGTCAGCCAGGATCAGTTCATGCAAACGCACCGATCCGATCAGACGATCATTCTCATCCAGCACGTAGGAGCGATAAATCGTCTCGGTCTCGGGGGCCGCCTCGCGGAGTGCTGCGATGGCCTCTTGGGCCGTCATCTGCGCGCCAAGGGTGGCGAAATCCGATGTCATAATCGCCCCGGCGGTGCCTTCGCCGTAAGAGGCAAGACGGTTGATGTCGTCCCGCTCTTCCACCGCAAGCCCGCGCATCAGACTTTGTTGCTGCTTGGGCGACAGATGGTTGAACAGATCCGCGCGGTCGTCGGCATCCATTTTCGTGACGATTGCCGCCAGATCCGCCGGAGACACGATCTGCGCGAGGCCCGACTGAGCAGCCAAGGCCATGTTTTCAAAAACTTTCGCACGCCGCGCCAGTTGCAATGCGGCTAGGTGGCGCGCGGCCTCGGGTTTCGGGCATTGCTCTAACCAGCCCGCCACATCGACGACATGGGCAGAATCCATGAAGGCGGCGATGACGTCGTCTGGTTCGTTCAACGACGGCCAGTTTGTAGAGGGATCTCGATCAGCTGATTTCATTGGGATTTTCCTCAAAGCAGAATTGGCTGGCGTGGATCGCCAATCCATCTGGATCATGGCCGCGTTCAGCGGATCACCCTTTTGGGCCGAGCGATGCGTGGCACTCGCGCACTTGCCCCCCACCTTCACCGCTTGTTTTGATTGCGGCGTCTGTTCTCAGGACGCCGCGACCCAATTGGCCATTTCGGGCAACAGGGTGTCGAGCAGGGCCTGGAAGGCTGCGACGATTGCGCCTGGCTCGTCGCTGGCTGCGGCAACCTGATTGCGGAACACCCGCGTTTTGAGCACGCGCTGATCGGCGTCGCGCAGCAGTGTCAGGCTGATGTCGATCCTGGCCGATACCGCCTCGCCTGCCACGTCAATCTGAAAGGCGTCGACGCGCGTCAACAGAGCCAGATCGGGCACCGGACCGCCTTCGCTGGGGCCGACATAGCCCATCCGCCCTGTTCCTGCGATCGAGCGGATCAGCAGCGATTGCACCACGGCGGGCAGCTCGTCCGCCCAGCGGGCGTCGGGCAGATAGGTGATTGCCGCCGCGCCCGGCTTGACCATGATGCGGTCGGTGGCGATGCTGGCGGGCGCATCGGGGCGCGCCACCAGCAGCGTGCGCCCCGAGCGGCGCCCCGAGGTCGATCCAGCCGCCGGCGTCAGATCGTAGGTGTCCAGCGGCGTGGCTGCCGCGTTGATCGACGAGAGCGCGCTACACCCTCCAAGGCTGGCAGCCGCGCCCAGCATAGCAAAGCGGCGGGTGAGGTTCAGGTTTTGCATGGTGTCATCTCCGATATTCAGGCACACGGTCGTCCAAAAGGAAGCGCTTAGGGTCTTGGCCGATGCGGCGCACCAGCCGCTCCAGCGATTGCACGAGGGTGCGCGCCTCGGCGCTGAGGCGGCCCAGTTCGTTCAGGCCATTTCCGGTAAAATTGCGGATGCCGGGTGCGGCGTCGCTGACGGTGGTCTGCACCTGCGCGACGACCTTGTCGGCGCGGGCGATCAGCGCGCGCAGATCTGTCGTGACCTGAGGCAGATCGTCCGACACCTGCTGCGCCGCGCCGCCGATCCGGTCGGTCGCCGCGCGGATGTCGGCCAGCAGCGGCCCCAGATCGGTCGATATCGCAGCCTCGGCGCCGTCAAACGCCCGCTCGGCCGAGCCAAGCGCGCTGTTCGCCGCAACCAGTGATCCATCAATGCCGTCCAGCGTGGTCGAGGCGCGCTGAAACAGCTCGGTCGCGGCGGTCATTG includes:
- a CDS encoding ABC-type transport auxiliary lipoprotein family protein, which gives rise to MQNLNLTRRFAMLGAAASLGGCSALSSINAAATPLDTYDLTPAAGSTSGRRSGRTLLVARPDAPASIATDRIMVKPGAAAITYLPDARWADELPAVVQSLLIRSIAGTGRMGYVGPSEGGPVPDLALLTRVDAFQIDVAGEAVSARIDISLTLLRDADQRVLKTRVFRNQVAAASDEPGAIVAAFQALLDTLLPEMANWVAAS